The uncultured Cohaesibacter sp. genome window below encodes:
- a CDS encoding RnfABCDGE type electron transport complex subunit G, protein MSGSELNADALGAPQGQPDAGDTIGGRIKALYLRYHDNPAYLATVLGGFCLISALILASSYMATLDPIALRQKEDLQSSLALVIPASLHDNDLVHDAFAIKDTNGARTVYPAYRQGTLTAVAYQVSAVGYGGPILSIIGVDPNGALLGVEVLQHTETPGLGDRIESKRGDWIKQFSGRSLAEPSEAQWKVKKDGGYFDQLSGATITPRAVVLSVRSGLEFFKAHKDEILTCPDGSCKGNRS, encoded by the coding sequence ATGAGCGGGAGCGAATTGAACGCCGATGCCCTCGGAGCACCACAAGGCCAACCAGACGCTGGAGATACGATTGGCGGCAGGATCAAGGCGCTCTATCTCAGGTATCACGACAATCCGGCCTATCTGGCAACGGTTCTGGGCGGCTTCTGCCTGATCTCGGCCCTTATCCTTGCCTCCAGCTACATGGCGACGCTGGACCCGATTGCCCTGAGGCAAAAGGAAGATCTGCAATCCTCTCTGGCGCTGGTCATCCCAGCAAGCCTGCATGACAATGACTTGGTCCACGACGCCTTTGCCATCAAGGACACGAATGGCGCCCGCACCGTCTATCCCGCCTACCGGCAGGGAACACTGACAGCTGTTGCCTATCAGGTCAGCGCAGTGGGATATGGCGGGCCGATCCTGTCGATCATCGGGGTGGATCCGAACGGTGCCCTGCTTGGCGTCGAGGTGCTGCAACACACCGAAACACCGGGACTTGGCGACCGGATCGAATCCAAGCGCGGCGACTGGATCAAGCAGTTTTCCGGGCGCTCGCTCGCTGAACCCTCCGAGGCCCAGTGGAAGGTCAAGAAGGACGGGGGCTATTTCGACCAGCTGTCAGGGGCGACCATCACCCCGCGCGCAGTGGTGCTTTCTGTGCGTAGCGGGCTGGAATTCTTCAAGGCCCACAAGGACGAGATCCTCACCTGCCCTGACGGGTCATGCAAAGGAAACCGATCATGA
- a CDS encoding RnfABCDGE type electron transport complex subunit D gives MSDVNITAGPFSHSGASVSRTMGLVMVALLPSTLFGFVQFGWPSIYLFLVTVAASLIAEALCLKLAGKPVKLHLLDGSGILTGWLLAMTLPPWAPWWIGAVGSLIAIMLAKQAFGGLGQNVFNPAMVARTVLLISFPIQMTQFLGPQPIYSGAAPDFIRGLAITFGGHPEIDAITSASLLGTIKTELGRGEVLQQILAQSFDLRNMVIGFAPGSMGETSAILALIGGLFLLATRIITWHIPVAMIGAMCALSGLAHFLDPAHFASPLVHLVSGTFAFAVFFIATDYVTAPGSPLGKIIFGAGVGTLTFIIRTWAAYPEGVAFAILLMNATVPLIDTYIKPRIYGRTRKGDPIKLKETRKGEAR, from the coding sequence ATGAGTGACGTCAATATCACAGCCGGACCGTTTTCCCACTCGGGAGCCAGTGTTTCCCGCACCATGGGGCTCGTCATGGTGGCACTGCTGCCCTCCACCCTGTTCGGCTTTGTCCAGTTTGGCTGGCCTTCGATCTATCTGTTTCTGGTTACGGTGGCGGCGTCCCTCATCGCCGAGGCCTTGTGCCTCAAGTTGGCGGGCAAACCGGTGAAACTCCACCTGCTCGATGGCTCGGGCATCCTGACCGGCTGGCTGTTGGCCATGACCCTGCCACCTTGGGCGCCCTGGTGGATTGGGGCCGTTGGCTCGTTGATTGCCATCATGCTGGCCAAGCAGGCCTTTGGCGGCCTCGGGCAGAATGTCTTCAACCCGGCGATGGTGGCCCGTACGGTGCTGCTCATTTCCTTCCCAATCCAGATGACCCAGTTTCTGGGACCCCAGCCGATCTATAGCGGCGCAGCGCCCGATTTCATTCGCGGACTGGCAATCACCTTCGGCGGCCATCCGGAGATTGATGCCATCACCAGCGCCTCGCTGCTCGGCACGATCAAGACCGAGCTCGGGCGCGGCGAGGTGTTGCAACAGATCCTTGCCCAATCGTTCGACCTCAGGAACATGGTCATTGGTTTCGCTCCGGGCTCGATGGGTGAAACATCAGCCATTCTGGCACTGATCGGCGGCCTGTTCCTGTTGGCCACCCGCATCATCACCTGGCACATTCCCGTGGCAATGATCGGGGCCATGTGTGCCCTCTCCGGCCTTGCCCATTTTCTCGATCCTGCCCACTTTGCCAGCCCGCTGGTGCATCTGGTCTCGGGCACCTTCGCCTTTGCCGTTTTCTTCATCGCGACCGACTATGTCACTGCCCCCGGCTCGCCTCTGGGCAAGATCATCTTCGGGGCTGGTGTCGGCACCCTGACCTTCATCATCCGGACATGGGCAGCCTATCCGGAGGGCGTGGCCTTCGCGATCCTTCTGATGAACGCCACGGTGCCTCTGATCGACACCTATATCAAGCCACGCATCTATGGCCGAACCCGCAAGGGCGACCCGATCAAGCTCAAGGAAACCAGGAAGGGAGAGGCACGATGA
- a CDS encoding electron transport complex subunit E has protein sequence MTKSYREITLEGLWTNTILFSQTLALCPMLAVTGTATNGLGLGLATTAVLVASGLLISLLRNFIEPEIRIPAYVLIIAGLVTIVDLYMNAYLHDLYKILGLFIPLIVTNCAILGRAESFASKARILPSVLDGLMMGVGFTLALVLLGAVREIVGSGTLFSGASLLLGPAFSFLEVTVIPDYPGFLIFILPPGGFIMLSLILVGKRMIDNQFEKARKARQDETDLIGEHITI, from the coding sequence ATGACAAAAAGCTATCGCGAGATCACTCTCGAGGGCCTCTGGACCAATACGATCCTGTTTTCGCAAACGCTGGCGCTCTGCCCGATGCTGGCCGTTACCGGCACCGCCACCAACGGCCTTGGTCTGGGGTTGGCCACCACTGCCGTGCTGGTGGCCTCGGGCCTGCTCATCTCCCTCTTGCGCAATTTCATCGAGCCGGAAATCCGCATTCCCGCCTATGTGCTGATCATCGCCGGGCTGGTGACGATAGTCGATCTCTACATGAATGCCTATCTGCATGACCTCTACAAGATCCTCGGCCTGTTCATTCCGCTGATCGTCACCAACTGTGCCATTCTCGGCCGTGCTGAGAGCTTTGCCTCCAAGGCACGTATCCTGCCCTCGGTGCTTGATGGTCTGATGATGGGGGTGGGTTTCACCCTTGCCCTTGTCCTGCTCGGCGCGGTGCGCGAGATTGTGGGGTCCGGCACCCTCTTTTCAGGTGCCTCGCTGTTGCTCGGACCGGCCTTCAGCTTTCTGGAAGTGACCGTCATTCCGGATTACCCCGGCTTTCTCATCTTCATCCTGCCACCGGGCGGGTTCATCATGCTGAGCCTCATCCTCGTCGGCAAGCGGATGATCGACAACCAGTTTGAAAAAGCCCGCAAGGCCCGGCAGGACGAGACTGACCTCATCGGCGAACACATCACGATATAG
- the rsxC gene encoding electron transport complex subunit RsxC: protein MRLFKIKGGIHPDGRKELAENEKIEQIPLPTLMRIPLKQHTGAPANPIVEKGDTVKKGQVLALSRGSVSATIHAPTSGRVIAIGRFVAPHASGLPEPTITLRPDGKDEWGDLPPPLDPFATEPDEIARRVAEAGVVGLGGAAFPAAVKLNLRTRGPLHTLVINAAECEPYITCDDRLMRERAAEILDGVAIICHTIGVTKALIGVEKNKPDAIKALKREAQEQNRYDIKVVEVPTRYPTGFAKHLVQILTGQEVPARALTADVGVIVQNVATTYAIQQAVRFGRPLISRIVTVSGEMIRRKGNFEVPIGTPISHIIEHCGGFIDEPEKLLLGGSMMGDPVSSTRAPVVKGSNGILALGRKETSQKPIMPCIRCTSCVAACPCGLMPYEMAARIKADELESAVDIGLRDCIACGSCSFVCPANIPLVQYFNYAKGSLTAKQRAAHKQEETKRLVQFHDARMEKIKKEKQAAMARMKAEREAKKRKEEQEEATMGSEGVAGVMTEDVISEPDHHKARANA, encoded by the coding sequence ATGAGACTATTCAAGATCAAAGGGGGCATTCACCCCGACGGGCGCAAGGAACTGGCCGAGAACGAAAAGATCGAACAGATCCCGCTGCCGACCCTGATGCGCATTCCCCTGAAGCAGCACACAGGGGCGCCTGCCAATCCGATCGTCGAAAAAGGCGATACGGTCAAGAAGGGACAGGTGTTGGCGCTTTCCCGCGGATCGGTGTCAGCCACCATTCATGCCCCAACCTCTGGTCGGGTCATCGCCATCGGCCGCTTTGTCGCGCCGCATGCCTCGGGCCTGCCAGAACCGACCATCACGCTCAGACCTGATGGAAAGGACGAATGGGGAGACCTGCCGCCGCCCCTCGATCCGTTTGCAACCGAACCGGACGAGATTGCCCGGCGTGTGGCCGAGGCCGGTGTCGTGGGCCTTGGCGGCGCGGCCTTCCCGGCGGCTGTCAAACTCAACCTGCGCACCCGAGGACCGCTGCATACGCTGGTGATCAATGCGGCCGAGTGCGAACCCTACATCACCTGCGATGATCGCCTGATGCGCGAACGGGCAGCCGAAATTCTCGATGGCGTTGCCATCATCTGTCACACCATTGGTGTCACCAAGGCGCTGATTGGCGTGGAGAAAAACAAGCCTGATGCCATCAAGGCGCTCAAAAGGGAAGCGCAGGAGCAGAACCGCTACGACATCAAGGTCGTGGAGGTGCCGACCCGCTACCCGACCGGTTTTGCCAAGCATCTGGTGCAGATTCTCACCGGACAGGAGGTTCCTGCGCGGGCGCTGACCGCCGACGTTGGCGTGATCGTGCAGAATGTCGCCACCACCTATGCCATCCAGCAGGCCGTCCGGTTTGGCCGCCCGCTCATTTCCCGCATAGTGACCGTCAGCGGCGAAATGATCCGGCGAAAGGGTAATTTCGAGGTGCCGATCGGCACCCCGATCTCCCACATCATCGAGCATTGCGGCGGCTTCATTGATGAGCCGGAAAAACTGCTGCTGGGTGGCTCGATGATGGGCGACCCTGTTTCCAGCACCCGCGCACCGGTCGTCAAGGGCTCGAATGGCATTCTGGCGCTGGGACGCAAGGAGACCTCGCAAAAGCCGATCATGCCCTGCATTCGCTGCACCTCCTGTGTTGCCGCCTGCCCCTGCGGGTTGATGCCCTATGAAATGGCGGCCCGTATCAAGGCAGATGAGCTGGAGAGTGCGGTTGATATCGGCCTCAGGGATTGCATCGCCTGCGGCTCCTGCTCCTTTGTCTGCCCGGCCAACATCCCGCTGGTGCAGTATTTCAACTATGCCAAAGGCAGCCTCACCGCCAAGCAGCGCGCCGCCCACAAGCAGGAGGAGACCAAGCGGCTGGTGCAGTTCCACGACGCTCGCATGGAGAAGATCAAGAAGGAAAAGCAGGCTGCGATGGCACGCATGAAGGCTGAACGGGAAGCCAAGAAGCGCAAGGAGGAACAGGAGGAGGCAACCATGGGATCAGAGGGTGTGGCCGGAGTTATGACAGAGGATGTCATCTCCGAACCGGACCATCACAAAGCAAGGGCGAATGCATGA
- the rsxA gene encoding electron transport complex subunit RsxA, which yields MEHTLLILLETALVNNVVLVKFLGLCPFMGVSNKLSAALGMGFATTFVLTLAATAAWVVERFLLEPLGLQYLRILTLILLIAAIVQFTEMAIRKFSPVLHQRLGIFLPLITTNCAVLGVALLNIQEDHTFYESVLFGLGSALGFSLVLVLFSGLRERIKLAEVPTLFKGTPIAFLTAGFLSLSFMGFAGLVSH from the coding sequence ATGGAACATACACTGCTGATCCTTCTTGAGACCGCCCTCGTCAACAATGTGGTGCTGGTCAAGTTTCTGGGTCTATGTCCCTTCATGGGTGTGTCGAACAAGCTGTCGGCGGCACTGGGCATGGGCTTTGCCACGACCTTCGTTCTGACCCTTGCAGCCACAGCCGCCTGGGTGGTCGAGCGGTTTTTGCTCGAACCGCTGGGGCTTCAGTATCTGCGCATCCTGACACTCATTCTGCTCATCGCCGCCATTGTCCAGTTCACGGAAATGGCGATCCGCAAATTCTCGCCGGTGCTGCATCAGCGGCTTGGCATCTTCCTGCCACTGATCACGACCAACTGCGCCGTGCTGGGCGTGGCGCTGCTGAACATTCAGGAAGACCACACCTTCTATGAAAGCGTGCTGTTCGGGCTGGGCTCGGCGCTCGGCTTCTCGCTGGTTCTGGTTCTCTTCTCGGGGCTCAGGGAACGGATCAAGCTGGCGGAAGTTCCCACCCTCTTCAAGGGGACGCCGATTGCCTTTCTCACCGCCGGTTTTCTGTCCCTGTCCTTCATGGGATTTGCCGGACTGGTTTCCCACTAG
- a CDS encoding RnfABCDGE type electron transport complex subunit B, with amino-acid sequence MLAAMGALLALGVLLGGGLGLAAHYLRVEGNPIAGEIEELLPGSNCGQCGFLGCSDAANALAEHSANVTLCPPGGKTLAAALAEKLGVEADLSAMKDTGPMIAFVFEDLCIGCTKCAKRCPTDAIVGASKQIHGVVDDACTGCENCAEVCPTGAITMRKETATIQTWHWPKPELSLAS; translated from the coding sequence ATGTTGGCAGCAATGGGTGCTCTTCTGGCTTTGGGGGTGCTTCTGGGCGGAGGTCTCGGGCTGGCTGCGCATTACCTGCGCGTCGAAGGCAATCCCATCGCCGGGGAAATAGAGGAGCTTCTGCCGGGATCCAACTGCGGCCAATGCGGCTTTCTGGGCTGTTCTGATGCCGCCAACGCGCTGGCCGAGCACAGCGCCAACGTGACCCTGTGCCCACCCGGAGGCAAGACGCTTGCTGCGGCTCTGGCGGAAAAGCTCGGAGTTGAGGCCGATCTGTCGGCCATGAAGGACACCGGGCCGATGATTGCCTTTGTCTTTGAAGACCTCTGCATCGGCTGCACCAAATGCGCCAAGCGCTGCCCGACGGATGCCATCGTGGGGGCATCCAAACAGATCCACGGTGTCGTCGATGACGCCTGCACCGGTTGTGAGAATTGCGCCGAGGTCTGCCCGACCGGGGCCATTACCATGCGCAAGGAAACCGCGACCATCCAAACCTGGCACTGGCCAAAACCAGAACTCTCTCTGGCAAGTTGA